From the Xiphophorus maculatus strain JP 163 A chromosome 20, X_maculatus-5.0-male, whole genome shotgun sequence genome, one window contains:
- the sp7 gene encoding transcription factor Sp7 isoform X1, protein MAASVLEVGNVIEDARYGSSPLAMLTATCNKFGSTSPIRDSATPGKTGSSPVKKQYTMTSDLQTAKNGRVSDSSGLTDSYTGSFTTAGGGGGLLSPTGSPPPSAGGYTSEYNPFSHSFQTSVSQDPSLLVSKTHATPADCLTSVYTSLDMTHPYGSWYKAGIHPGITAAPANATSSWWDVHPNSNWLSATQPQADGSLQASLQPVAPQASLSPQLPSYSSDFTPLNPAPYPSVGLGSSSHLLQPSQHMLPQDMYKPKPVSSAGLIENSMGLKPARGSGGYSGGATPSRSSCDCPNCQELERLGASAASLRKKPVHSCHIPGCGKVYGKASHLKAHLRWHTGERPFVCNWLFCGKRFTRSDELERHVRTHTREKKFTCLLCNKRFTRSDHLSKHQKTHADSAMQGKTVAVEGDTDPRTEDTSELNSNAVPTNPVADQIANGDEKTTTPNGVENSSGLLEI, encoded by the exons ATGGCCGCATCTGTTCTGGAGGTAGGGAATGTAATT GAAGACGCACGCTATGGATCCAGTCCTCTGGCTATGTTAACTGCTACCTGTAACAAGTTCGGTAGCACCAGCCCCATCAGGGATTCAGCTACACCCGGAAAAACCGGCAGCTCTCCAGTGAAGAAGCAGTACaccatgacctctgaccttcagaCAGCAAAGAACGGGCGGGTGTCGGACAGCAGTGGTCTGACGGACTCCTACACCGGCTCTTTCACCACAGCTGGAGGAGGTGGTGGGTTGCTGAGTCCCACTGGAAGCCCTCCACCTTCGGCTGGGGGGTACACTTCAGAGTACAACCCTTTCTCCCACTCCTTCCAGACCTCTGTGTCCCAGGACCCGTCTCTTTTAGTGTCCAAGACCCATGCCACCCCGGCCGACTGTCTCACCAGTGTCTACACCTCTCTGGATATGACACACCCATATGGCTCCTGGTATAAGGCTGGAATCCACCCCGGCATCACTGCTGCTCCAGCCAACGCCACATCCTCCTGGTGGGACGTCCACCCCAACTCCAACTGGCTGTCAGCGACACAGCCCCAAGCTGATGGGAGTCTCCAGGCTTCACTTCAGCCTGTGGCCCCACAGGCATCCCTGAGTCCCCAGCTCCCAAGTTACAGCTCCGACTTTACACCACTTAACCCAGCCCCATACCCCTCTGTTGGACTGGGCTCATCCTCACACCTCCTCCAACCTTCCCAGCACATGTTGCCCCAGGACATGTACAAGCCCAAGCCTGTGTCAAGTGCTGGGCTAATTGAGAATTCAATGGGCCTAAAGCCTGCTAGGGGATCAGGAGGCTACAGCGGAGGGGCTACACCCAGCCGGTCTTCATGTGACTGCCCCAACTGCCAAGAGCTGGAGAGGCTGGGAGCGTCTGCCGCCTCCCTGAGGAAAAAACCTGTGCACAGCTGCCACATCCCAGGCTGTGGGAAAGTCTATGGCAAGGCTTCCCACCTGAAAGCCCACCTGCGCTGGCACACCGGCGAAAGGCCTTTTGTGTGCAACTGGCTGTTCTGTGGGAAGCGCTTCACCCGCTCTGATGAGCTGGAGAGGCACGTGCGCACCCACACTAGGGAGAAGAAGTTTACCTGCCTGCTATGCAACAAACGCTTCACCCGCAGTGACCACCTCTCAAAGCATCAGAAGACCCATGCAGACTCCGCAATGCAGGGCAAAACTGTAGCCGTGGAAGGAGATACGGACCCTCGGACCGAAGACACATCTGAGCTCAACTCCAATGCCGTACCAACCAATCCTGTTGCTGATCAAATCGCCAATGGGGATGAGAAGACCACCACACCTAATGGAGTGGAAAACAGCAGTGGTTTGTTGGAAATCTGA
- the tespa1 gene encoding protein TESPA1, which translates to MDRSSSTVRRRAWINSSRQWPTVEEMEGPLCNLAASASIADDDDVFSDASFNGKIENWLLGCGSDVRLENSSQLSFESALQANTFCDDLSLGADASVINFGGTTTNYRNRSITKQLSRVSNSTPLQKLCPSSLNLGHSMASSCLSSSTWKTVSSVSEVLQMCSEDAEETLYELGFGCEEPQVTVRIPPRFFTFPSQAQGINFRLFLDAQIRRIREEDPSLSLASRFRQVQVLTAMANAFYSLYSHVSRTPLQKLATPEFSFSSPVERIERFRTSIRSEPRSPVERLKDTVNKMCLYTGSPRGSDSTSPQPSPRKRSSLPDVVDIMLKFKTGSAKKLDLGEHDRCGSCEDFRLLSNGGDIEQVKQTLEDTNIYQTGNKICKEEVPDNEEADNADNVRQEYCERTSLTSSLSRETVIETETLLATNQSELDSCLTQRDTRTTELTPAAKVSYDLICPPIVERVHQASFCCQNQNRFLHISGTESRDRLNTHTPTVQTPTFEPNEDLHPGSSRKTLQVDGPGSPLVLEPRDSYAHCCITVTGLEDEGVSSTSMNSCHVSPALSKQTPAELFNEGEGQYLNPLTHPGLGKFSSNRQQVNSFELEEVHSAGEEDFGQPEASTVTSSLSRKHSCKGEVVRGDSVQSDSSGYADEEVSPSLDRHSR; encoded by the exons ATGGATAGGTCATCGTCCACCGTTAGGCGGCGAGCCTGGATCAACAGCAGCCGACAATGGCCGACAGTGGAGGAGATGGAGGGTCCGCTGTGTAACCTTGCAGCCTCGGCCTCCATAGCAGATGACGATGATGTCTTTTCTGATG CCAGCTTCAATGGAAAGATTGAGAACTGGCTCCTTGGTTGTGG ATCTGATGTCCGCTTGGAGAACAGCAGCCAGCTAAGTTTCG AGTCTGCACTGCAAGCCAACACCTTTTGTGATGACCTGAGCCTTGGAGCTGATG CTTCAGTTATAAACTTTGGAGGAACTACAACTAACTATCG AAATCGTTCCATCACGAAACAGCTCAGCAGGGTCAGCAACAG taCTCCTCTTCAGAAACTATGCCCGTCATCACTGAACCTGGGCCACAGCATGGCCTCCAGCTGCCTTTCCTCTTCCACTTGGAAAACAGTGTCAAG TGTGTCAGAGGTTCTGCAGATGTGTTCAGAGGATGCAGAGGAGACTCTGTACGAACTGGGTTTTGGCTGTGAAGAACCGCAGGTCACCGTTCGCATCCCTCCTCGATTTTTCACCTTCCCCTCTCAGGCTCAAGGCATCAACTTCCGCCTCTTCCTGGATGCCCAGATCCGGCGAATAAGAGAGGAGGACCCCAGCCTTTCACTTGCCA GTCGTTTCAGACAAGTGCAAGTGCTTACAGCCATGGCCAATGCTTTCTATTCCCTCTACTCTCACGTGTCCCGCACTCCTCTCCAGAAGCTGGCCACACCAGAGTTCAGCTTCTCCTCTCCTGTGGAGAGGATTGAACGGTTTAGGACCAGTATTCGCAGCGAGCCTCGCTCTCCTGTGGAGAGGCTGAAGGACACTGTGAACAAAATGTGCCTCTACACCGGCTCTCCTCGTGGGTCGGACTCCACCTCTCCACAGCCCTCACCCAGAAAGAGATCCAGCCTTCCAGACGTGGTGGATATAATGCTGAAATTCAAGACTGGAAGTGCCAAGAAGCTGGATTTGGGGGAACATGACAGGTGTGGATCTTGTGAGGATTTTAGGTTGCTATCAAATGGTGGAGATATAGAGCAAGTGAAGCAGACTTTAGAGGACACAAACATTTATCAGACGGGGAATAAAATCTGCAAGGAGGAGGTGCCTGACAACGAAGAGGCAGATAATGCTGATAATGTCAGACAAGAATATTGTGAAAGAACATCTCTGACGTCATCGTTGTCAAGAGAAACTGTGATAGAAACAGAAACTCTGCTAGCCACAAATCAGTCAGAGCTGGACTCATGTTTGACACAAAGGGACACAAGGACAACTGAACTGACTCCTGCTGCCAAAGTTTCATATGATCTAATCTGCCCTCCAATAGTGGAGCGTGTACATCAGGCTTCTTTCTGTTGTCAAAACCAAAACCGCTTCCTTCATATCTCTGGGACAGAAAGTAGAGACAGACTAAACACTCACACACCTACAGTGCAAACCCCTACCTTTGAGCCTAATGAAGACTTACACCCTGGATCTTCTAGAAAGACCCTACAGGTGGATGGACCTGGATCACCTCTGGTTCTTGAGCCTAGAGACAGCTACGCTCACTGCTGCATCACAGTGACTGGCTTGGAAGACGAGGGCGTGTCCTCAACCTCCATGAACTCCTGCCATGTTTCACCTGCCTTATCCAAGCAGACTCCTGCAGAGCTGTTTAATGAGGGAGAGGGACAGTACCTGAACCCGTTAACCCATCCTGGACTGGGCAAATTCTCCAGCAATCGTCAGCAGGTCAACTCATTCGAGCTGGAGGAG GTGCATAGCGCAGGAGAGGAAGATTTTGGACAACCAGAAGCGAGTACCGTCACTTCGTCACTCTCCAGAAAACATTCATGCAAAG GTGAAGTGGTGCGGGGCGACAGCGTGCAGTCTGACAGCAGTGGCTACGCAGATGAAGAAGTCAGCCCCTCATTAGACAGACACAGCAGGTGA
- the sp7 gene encoding transcription factor Sp7 isoform X2 produces MAASVLEEDARYGSSPLAMLTATCNKFGSTSPIRDSATPGKTGSSPVKKQYTMTSDLQTAKNGRVSDSSGLTDSYTGSFTTAGGGGGLLSPTGSPPPSAGGYTSEYNPFSHSFQTSVSQDPSLLVSKTHATPADCLTSVYTSLDMTHPYGSWYKAGIHPGITAAPANATSSWWDVHPNSNWLSATQPQADGSLQASLQPVAPQASLSPQLPSYSSDFTPLNPAPYPSVGLGSSSHLLQPSQHMLPQDMYKPKPVSSAGLIENSMGLKPARGSGGYSGGATPSRSSCDCPNCQELERLGASAASLRKKPVHSCHIPGCGKVYGKASHLKAHLRWHTGERPFVCNWLFCGKRFTRSDELERHVRTHTREKKFTCLLCNKRFTRSDHLSKHQKTHADSAMQGKTVAVEGDTDPRTEDTSELNSNAVPTNPVADQIANGDEKTTTPNGVENSSGLLEI; encoded by the exons ATGGCCGCATCTGTTCTGGAG GAAGACGCACGCTATGGATCCAGTCCTCTGGCTATGTTAACTGCTACCTGTAACAAGTTCGGTAGCACCAGCCCCATCAGGGATTCAGCTACACCCGGAAAAACCGGCAGCTCTCCAGTGAAGAAGCAGTACaccatgacctctgaccttcagaCAGCAAAGAACGGGCGGGTGTCGGACAGCAGTGGTCTGACGGACTCCTACACCGGCTCTTTCACCACAGCTGGAGGAGGTGGTGGGTTGCTGAGTCCCACTGGAAGCCCTCCACCTTCGGCTGGGGGGTACACTTCAGAGTACAACCCTTTCTCCCACTCCTTCCAGACCTCTGTGTCCCAGGACCCGTCTCTTTTAGTGTCCAAGACCCATGCCACCCCGGCCGACTGTCTCACCAGTGTCTACACCTCTCTGGATATGACACACCCATATGGCTCCTGGTATAAGGCTGGAATCCACCCCGGCATCACTGCTGCTCCAGCCAACGCCACATCCTCCTGGTGGGACGTCCACCCCAACTCCAACTGGCTGTCAGCGACACAGCCCCAAGCTGATGGGAGTCTCCAGGCTTCACTTCAGCCTGTGGCCCCACAGGCATCCCTGAGTCCCCAGCTCCCAAGTTACAGCTCCGACTTTACACCACTTAACCCAGCCCCATACCCCTCTGTTGGACTGGGCTCATCCTCACACCTCCTCCAACCTTCCCAGCACATGTTGCCCCAGGACATGTACAAGCCCAAGCCTGTGTCAAGTGCTGGGCTAATTGAGAATTCAATGGGCCTAAAGCCTGCTAGGGGATCAGGAGGCTACAGCGGAGGGGCTACACCCAGCCGGTCTTCATGTGACTGCCCCAACTGCCAAGAGCTGGAGAGGCTGGGAGCGTCTGCCGCCTCCCTGAGGAAAAAACCTGTGCACAGCTGCCACATCCCAGGCTGTGGGAAAGTCTATGGCAAGGCTTCCCACCTGAAAGCCCACCTGCGCTGGCACACCGGCGAAAGGCCTTTTGTGTGCAACTGGCTGTTCTGTGGGAAGCGCTTCACCCGCTCTGATGAGCTGGAGAGGCACGTGCGCACCCACACTAGGGAGAAGAAGTTTACCTGCCTGCTATGCAACAAACGCTTCACCCGCAGTGACCACCTCTCAAAGCATCAGAAGACCCATGCAGACTCCGCAATGCAGGGCAAAACTGTAGCCGTGGAAGGAGATACGGACCCTCGGACCGAAGACACATCTGAGCTCAACTCCAATGCCGTACCAACCAATCCTGTTGCTGATCAAATCGCCAATGGGGATGAGAAGACCACCACACCTAATGGAGTGGAAAACAGCAGTGGTTTGTTGGAAATCTGA
- the tarbp2 gene encoding RISC-loading complex subunit TARBP2 — MNDETEPESWKRNSGSSSIEQMLAVNPGKTPISLLQEYGTRIGKTPVYDLLKAEGQAHQPNFTFRVSVGEISCTGQGPSKKAAKHKAAEAALKMLKGGLGGPVGVALGEDGFIEVDVSVDGDSSQSEMKTSNSSQQSECNPVGALQELVVQKGWRLPEYTVTQESGPAHRKEFTMTCRVERFVEIGSGTSKKLAKRNAAAKMLSRIHNVPVDLRSSNEAETEEDTFNIHMGSRAESGKSKGYSCTWDSLRNSAGEKILQLRSHPLGMPSDSNFCSLLSDLSTEQRFDVSYLDLEERSLSGLCQCLVELSTQPITVCHGFAQNIDAARANAAHNALQYLKIMAGGK, encoded by the exons ATGAACGACGAGACAGAACCGGAGAGCTGGAAGAGAAACTCCGGGAGCTCCAG TATTGAGCAAATGCTGGCTGTGAATCCCGGAAAGACGCCCATCAGTCTGCTGCAGGAGTATGGAACGCGGATAGGCAAAACCCCAGTGTACGACCTGCTGAAGGCCGAGGGACAGGCCCATCAGCCCAACTTCACATTCCGCGTTTCTGTTGGTGAGATCAGCTGCACCGGCCAAGGGCCCAGCAAGAAAGCAGCTAAGCACAAAGCAGCCGAGGCTGCTCTGAAGATGCTCAAGGGAGGCCTCGGAGGCCCAGTTGGAGTCGCTCTTGGAGAAGACGGTTTTATTGAAGTTGATGTGTCTGTGGATGGAGATAG TTCTCAGTCAGAGATGAAGACTTCAAACAGTTCCCAGCAGTCTGAATGTAACCCTGTAGGAGCCCTGCAG GAGTTGGTGGTGCAGAAAGGATGGCGTTTGCCAGAGTACACAGTCACTCAGGAGTCCGGTCCAGCTCATCGCAAGGAGTTCACTATGACTTGCAGAGTCGAGAGATTTGTAGAAATcg GAAGCGGCACATCTAAGAAACTCGCCAAGAGAAATGCTGCCGCCAAGATGCTTTCTCGGATACACAACGTGCCGGTGGATCTGAGGAGTAGCAATGAAgcagaaacagaggaggacacATTTAATATT CACATGGGGAGCAGGGCAGAGTCGGGTAAAAGTAAAGGCTACAGCTGCACGTGGGACTCCCTGCGCAACTCTGCTGGAGAGAAGATTCTGCAGCTCCGCAGCCACCCTCTGGGCATGCCTTCTGACTCCAACTTCTGCTCCCTGCTGAGCGACCTTTCTACAGAGCAGCGCTTCGACGTCAGCTACCTTGATCTAG aGGAGCGCAGCCTCAGTGGCCTCTGTCAGTGTTTGGTAGAACTGTCCACGCAGCCAATCACAGTGTGCCATGGCTTCGCTCAGAACATAGACGCTGCTCGAGCCAACGCGGCTCACAACGCACTGCAGTACCTGAAAATCATGGCAGGAGGGAAATGA